A genomic window from Brassica oleracea var. oleracea cultivar TO1000 chromosome C8, BOL, whole genome shotgun sequence includes:
- the LOC106310625 gene encoding zinc finger protein 5, giving the protein MSRTCESSSGSSSDKTIKLFGFELISGGNRSPEVTTADSVSSSTKNTTSFIAKRLECQYCGKEFANSQALGGHQNAHKKERLKKKRLQLQARRASIGYYLTSHHQPMTTSFQRPYKTPSYCAFSSMHVNNQMGVFNDEWSPISSQISFGNKDTSQDIIEQNGEMGKVYGGVRQNMIQFQRDLTSRSDSKRSIKSLDLHLGMAGDTV; this is encoded by the coding sequence ATGTCTCGCACATGCGAAAGCTCCTCAGGCTCGTCCTCCGACAAGACCATTAAACTGTTCGGCTTCGAACTCATCAGCGGTGGTAATCGTTCCCCTGAAGTCACAACGGCGGATAGTGTAAGCTCTTCAACGAAAAACACGACGTCGTTTATAGCTAAAAGACTCGAGTGCCAATACTGTGGAAAAGAGTTTGCAAATTCTCAAGCCTTGGGTGGTCACCAAAACGCTCACAAGAAGGAGAGGTTGAAGAAGAAGAGGCTTCAGCTTCAAGCTCGACGAGCTAGCATCGGCTATTATCTCACCAGCCACCACCAACCAATGACGACGTCGTTTCAGAGACCATACAAGACGCCGTCATATTGCGCCTTCTCTTCCATGCACGTGAATAATCAAATGGGTGTGTTCAATGATGAATGGTCTCCGATTTCGTCGCAGATTAGCTTTGGTAATAAGGACACGTCTCAAGATATTATTGAACAAAATGGTGAGATGGGTAAGGTGTATGGGGGTGTGAGACAAAACATGATTCAGTTCCAGAGAGATCTGACTTCTCGTTCTGATTCGAAGAGAAGCATTAAGTCGCTGGATCTTCATCTGGGGATGGCTGGAGATACGGTATAG